The genomic DNA TCGCCGCGCACCGTGAAGGCGGGGACACCGAACTTGCCGACCCGCTGAGTGTCGAAGAGCTGCCGGGCCTGGGGGAGAAGACCCTCCTGGTGGACTTCGACCCGCAGCGTCACCTCACCAAGCAGCTCGGCCAGCAAGAGCTGCCCATAGACGGCGACAGCCTCACCAAGCACATGGCAAGCGAAGCCAAGGGCCACATCCAGGACCTCATCGTGCCCATCGCCGACAACCGCTTCGGTGGCCGGCTGGACCTTCTTCCCGGATGTCAGGACGGCTTCCTGCTGGACGTCTCCCTGTCCAAGGTGCGGGCGCGCGAGGCGGCCCTGGAACGGGCACTGGCCCCTATCGAAGGCAACTACGACTCCATCATCGTCGACTGCCCCCCAAGTCTCGGCCTGAGCATGGACGCAGCCATCTACTACGGGCGACGCCGCGACGGAGAGCAGCCAGGGGCGTCCGGCGCTCTCATCATCGTGCAGGCGGAAGACAGCTCGGCCGACGCCTACGACCTCCTCACCGCGCAGATCGAAGACCTCCGCGACGACCTGCACCTGGAAGTCGACTACCTCGGCATCGTGGTGAACCTCTACGACCCGCGCCGCGGATACATCGCCACGTCCTCCCTCCAGGCATGGATGGACATAAAGGATCCCCGAGTCGTGGCCGTAGTCGGTGACCTGACCGAGCAGCGCAAGGCAGTCCGCCTCAAGCGGCCGTTGCTCTCCTACGCCCCCAGCAGCGAACAGGCCGTCACCATGCGCGCCCTCGCCCGGGAGATCTCATGAGCCGCGTAGCCGACGAGCTGGGTACGGGAGCATCCTTCGGCAGGGCTCGTCCCGTCAGCGCCCGCCGCGCCGCAACAGCAGCCGTCACCGGAGCCCCCACAGAGGGAGTCCCCGACCCGACCGAACTACCCGTCCAGACGATCAGCCACAACCCCGACAACCCACGCGACCACCTGCGCAACCTGAACGACATGACCCAGTCGGTCAAGGAACTGGGCGTCATCAACGCAATCACCGTGGCGACGGTGAACGCCTACCTGGCCGAGCGCCCCGAGCGCGCCGATGAAATCGACGCAGGCGCCCGCTACTTGGTCATCGACGGACACCGCCGGCTTGAGGCCGCCCGACGCGCCGGACTGGCCACCATCAGGGTGATGGTCGACGACGCCCGCGTCGCCACTGATGAGAGCCTCCTCGAGGCCGCATTCGTCTCCAACTACCA from Streptomyces lunaelactis includes the following:
- a CDS encoding ParA family protein, with translation MSSPATSSDREKVVSKLPGWLRQDLKIRTAQHGIDIQRAVEQGISAWTALASSPATIDTAGSDPFATFLPPGQWEDFKKICTDRKVSLIQGLAQSVQLWLNSNPAPEIQRSAHPRRRIVCNQKGGVGKTAIAAGLGQALAEDSNSLHPVRISKHFAAHREGGDTELADPLSVEELPGLGEKTLLVDFDPQRHLTKQLGQQELPIDGDSLTKHMASEAKGHIQDLIVPIADNRFGGRLDLLPGCQDGFLLDVSLSKVRAREAALERALAPIEGNYDSIIVDCPPSLGLSMDAAIYYGRRRDGEQPGASGALIIVQAEDSSADAYDLLTAQIEDLRDDLHLEVDYLGIVVNLYDPRRGYIATSSLQAWMDIKDPRVVAVVGDLTEQRKAVRLKRPLLSYAPSSEQAVTMRALAREIS